The genomic stretch TTGGGCTGGGTGATTAGCGTATCTAGGATAATCTAGAAAATTTACTGTTTGAGTATTATGatgattataatttattaaattaaaatttgtgTTTACTGTAGTTGTAGAAGTAATCGTTCTTGAGATCGTATTACTAGATAAATTCGTGTCTGAATTCATAGttccaaaataatttaagtaatttttGGGGAAAGCAACAGCAATAGcagtagtagtagtagtagtagtagtagtagtagtagtagtagtagtagtagtagttgttgttgttgtcatagtagtagtagtagtagttgttgtcatagtagtagtagtagtagtagtagtagtagtagtagtagtagcagtagtagtagtagtaaACATATTTTGTTCATGTTGAGAATTTACAATGGAATTATCtctttttatatttgaattacttactttatttttgttatcTCTAATTTTTCTTGGTGGGTTGAGGCTAGCTTCATATGAATAAATAGTATCTAATGaagaatcattttttttggaattacAATCACCTTTATCAAAATCacaattttcattattacaATCTTCATCACAATACCCATCACCTACCCAAGAATTTAAGCAAAATTTATAGATTAAAGGCTGATTATTATAGTCAACTTTTGAAACTGAACAAACGTTTGTACAGTCTCCTCCGTCATAGTTGCAGTCTTTATTGTTACAACTATTATCGCATATTCCATTCCCTATCATCCATGTTCTGCAGTTTCCTGAACAAGTTTTACAGTCACCTTTATCATAGAAACACTCTATAGTATCACAATTTGGGTCACATTGACCATCTCCAAGCCACATGTTAATACAACGAGAATTACATCTATGTAAACAGTCACCTTTATCCATATTACATTCGATATTATTACATTCTATATCACAAACGTTATTTCCAAGCAGTTCTTTATTACAATTGCATTTAGAGTAGTCAAATTCAAGATTGGTTATGTTCGGCcatttcttttcaaaatttaatattatttctttatttaaatcaaagtTATTTCCTTTACAATCACCGTTATCCCAATTGCACTTTGAATTAAAGCAATCAATGTCGCACTGTCCATCCCCAAGCCAAGTAGGACGGCATTCAGGCGCACACCACCCAACGCAATCACCTCCGTCATTTCCACAATCATCAGAGAAACACTCTTTATCACACCAACCATCACCTATCCAAGACTCTTCGCAACTCAAGGCACAATTTGGAAATTTCTGCCTCAATTTATCAAGCACGATACTACTCCTGCTATTAAGCATTTGATTGTTCGACTTGGTTGGAACAACGTTGATCAGATTATTTCTTACAGGAATAACATTGAGTTTTTTATCGATATAAAGGTCACCGGACTCCACAGAGACCACGAGCCCTACAATAACTATTAAGTAAAATATTAGCATTAAAACCTCCCTCATTATGCAtcataaaatattatactAACAAATAAACATATAAATATGCATATATATATCGGACGTCTATACTAAAAAGGTTCAAATTGAAATAGATTCCGATTTTTCCGTTTTAAAATCCTAAAttcttaaaattttataaCATGCatgtaataattaaacTATCGatatttgcatgcaaacagtttcttattaaaacatttaaattagtttaattttatattatttaatttattccCCTTAATTAAAGTTCTTTGTTATTCAGTTCCAAAGTATCGATCAGCAAAACAACCTAATCCTGGAATTACAAAACCATCAGAGTTAACATCACGGTCAATTTCAGTCGTAATTAGAGTTACCTCCGGGAACTCTTTACATATTCTGTGTATTGCATTGTGAGCAACAATAAGACTAAGAACAATAATTTTACGCTGCAAAACCCCCTTTGataacaaatatttaattgcAGAAAATACCCCAAATCCATTCCCAAGAATAGGATCcaaaataaatacattCCTTGAGGCAATATCATCGGGTAATTTGCAATAGATAATCTTAGGTTTATCAAACTGGGCATCAAGTTCCGTTTTAGGATTTTGGAACTCCAGTAGAATTTTTCCTATTGGGATATCTTTACAAACAGCAGATAAACCTATTTCCATACTTTCTCCTCCTCTAACTATTGAGACCGCGCAGAGTTTATCCTTGTAATTAAATTGCACTCCGTCGTAAAGTTCTCCAATAGGTGTTTCAATTGTTTGACCAGTAAAAGACAAATGGCTAAGAGCATTTTCGACGACCAGTCGAATTAATCTATCTGACCAAAAGACAAAGTCCACCACTGATGTATCCTTATTCCTTATAATAGAGTGCATATGGCGTATTTGACAATTAGAAGGAATAATATGCAAATTAGAGtaaatttttcttaaatcaTCCATTTTTAACTTGTATCTAAGATGTTGTACAACAAGGTCAACAGCAACTTCATTTGGATAATGCGGAATTACGATATCTGCATATCTTCTAGTCGGATAAATGAATTCATCATAGGATGGCTTAACCGTTTTCTCATATTGATTAAGAATATCGTCAATTTGTCTGCCTCTCTCAATAGTATCTCTTCTTATTCTACGTACAAGACGAATATCATCGTCCGTATCGACAAAAATTGACATATTTATAAGATGTCTAATTTTTGGAtggaaaagaataaatatgccttcaacaataataatagatgCTGGAGAAACCTTCCTTCCTGTTTCCAATCTCTTATGTTGTTTAAAACAGTAGTTAGGGATGTGAACCCCTTCCCCGTTTTTCAAACTTAGTAAAACATTGTATAGAAGTTCAAAGTCCACAGAATTAGGATGATCAAAGTTGTAGTCTGCCATAGTTTGCCCCTCTTCTAAGACAGGAGTTTTATAAAAACTATCAGTCTCAATTACCGTAACTCGTTTATCTCCTAACTCTGAAAAAATTCTGGTACATACGCTTGTTTTTCCGCTTGCACTTCCTCCTGCAACTGCAATAACAAAAACATTTGAATTGCTGCTAGGCGTTAAAGCTTGATCGCCATAATATATGTctttagaaattaatttttcaagaCTGATATTAGAcattatatattcaaattaataaccAAAAAATAGTAATGAAGTAAATCTACGGCAATATTTATAGctattaatataaacaaATTAGAAGTTATTGTCTTATTATAAACgtttcaaaatatttgacGTCGAAATTTTTAAACAATTATGATCAATAACAGTATCGGCGGTAACagttttgaaaatgaaagtTAAACATTGATTAAAAATAGTTTTGCTAGGTTTGGattgaaaatttgaaacAATTAAAAGCAATCAATAACTATTCTAACTTGATCCGTTGTTGATATATAAAAGGGGgaaaagatttaattataaaatttttttttctagcGCGATATCAAATTCTTTGTGGACTagttgattaatattatagaATAGGTAATAGCAATATTAATCAGTATTCCCAATGATTGACGACCAACTTATTATATATACGCTTGTAATATCTCCTGTTGTCGGATGGCTTACTTCAACAAAAAGAACTTGgaacaaaaaaaatcaagtaAACGGAGTTATTCTTGCACTAATTGTGTTAGTGATTGCATGTGTATTGCAAAATGTAAGAGTTTCTCAAAACCATTACCAAACTTTGGGTATATCGAGTAGTGCGTCAAAGTCTGAGATTACCGCAGCATACAGAAAATTAGCTCTTAAGTTCCACCCGGATAAAAACTCAGATTTAAGTGCAAGAGAAATTTATTCTAAAATTAGGAATGCTAATGAAATACTATCAAACGATTTAAGAAGAAGTTGGTATCGTAGATTCGGAAcagttgaaaataatttagattTATACAAGGCTtcagaagatgaagaattCATTGATTATCCATTACATCTTACTATAGTACCTTTTGTTACTGCTGTAATTCCGATTTGTTTGTCATTATTGATGTGGAATGATCAAGAGAATATAAGAAGAATAATTCTTTGTTTTATAGTTTGGACGTTATCGTGCGGGATTTTACTTAGATTTGATAGGAATGAGAACGATTTCCTAACATTTATTCcaattttcagaaattttCTCCCGTTCGAGAAAATTAGAGTTTTAGAAGGGCTATACATAACAATAATGAATTCTTTACAGCTTATTCTCCCATTTTTTGCCACAAGTTTCTACAAAAACGAACTTGCAGAGTTTTACCAATCTCTATTGAGGAAGAAGCTGCGATTACTAATATATATAGAGGATTTctataatgaaataaagcCCAAAAGCCAGAGAACAACCGAAGAGAGCGGTATTTCAACATACAATTACAGCATTGTTACTCCAAATTTTCAGTCAGATGCATTAAAGACAGAGGTAATTAAGCACATGGAACAAACTAGTTTAGAGtttaatcaattattaattgaagaaCCGTTTCTAAACGAATCATGGGATAactcttttaataatgtttATAATTTACTAGAGGATAATCTTGATTTAGAAGAGAAGTCAGGGCTATCTATTGGTAcgattatttttattttattctgggtatataaaatatattcgGCCTTTACTTAGTTTCACAAATCCTGAATGTAAATTTTTCCATTTGTTTCAATTCCCAAGTCAGATAATGAATGAGAATCACTGTATCCTTCAATTTTAAtcttatttttgttattaacaaatatatactccaatgattcatttttttgtattttgtAAATCTTCCAAATTAAAACTTTAACATCAGATACGGccatttttttgtttagtTTAATTGTGGTTGGATTACAGTCAATACAACATTTAAATTGAGGAATAAAGCTTATATCTAAGTATTTTTCGTCTTTACTCACATTATCGGAGTCaggaattaaattttgatgaattgATATGTCGTTTTCTATTATGAATTCGCAAAGAATATCTCCATTGGGGTCTATTTCTCTCaacatattattttttagtACTGTATATTGAGAAATATAATAACGCTGatatgaaataatatcttgCTTATTAATTATACTTTTATTGAACGTTTTTATATTTGGTAAtatagaaattattatactTCTTAAATCTATTGTAGtgttattcaaaataatgtTGTTTCTAAGACAAAGGTGCTCTAAGTTTGGGAAAGCTTTCCTTAAGTAAACAATTGTGCCAAGTTCAATAATCCCGCAGTTGTCCAAGTTTAATTCTAAAATATTTGggaattcaatattaatatttgtatttgtttttaatatcggtaatttaaaaaaataattactaGATATGTTCAAGCTTTTCAGGCCCGTTAAATATTTTAGgatattttctatattctCCCAATCAGATAGTAAGTTTAGGCTCAAATCTAACCTTTGAATTGTTGAGTTTGAATAATCcattgaaataaaatagtAGTTGTTCGATGAAAGGTTAACATAGTTGACATTTGGCAATACTGAATCTTCTCTAAATAACAGCATTAGCTGCTCAAATTTAACGAAGGTTTTACTCATACTTAAAACtttgatattattgaacTGATTATggttaataaaagaaatttctttGAGCCTATTCCCATTTAGCATTAAGCATTCAAGTTTTGGTAAATGAGACAGTATGCAAAATAAAGAGTTCCAATCTGATAGTAAATTGTTGTTTAAGCAAagagaattaatattattgtagCATTGGGTAAAGTCTACAGGAGATTCTAAAGATTTCATAAGTTCTTTACAGGCACAAGTAACAATGCTCATTCTTTCTAGAGataaaattgatatttttttgcAATACTCCTGTGCCTTTTTCAAACCCACAAAATTTTCAACCTCTTCATCGCATAAATATCGATTTCTAATAGCTTcttgaaaagaaattcCTGAcgataattcatttattttgtGAAGTTCTAGTTTCTTTTCTACCTTATTTCTGTTCATAAAACATGATGAAACATTTTGTATATCTGAATTTAGTGAATTACAATTTATATCTGAATCCCACAAAACCCCAAAAAGTTCCTCGCCATTCTCATTAAATACGGTTGAGCAGATTGTCCCAATTCTTTCATCTTCCAAATGCAACACTCTATCACCTAATTTTATCTCCATACTTCGCAATTACAAATTGTTCAAATCGTACGCGCGAACTTTTACATTTATCGAGTATCGCAGAACAAGTCTACCAAGCTCAAATTGCCCacaaatataatataataacaaCGCTCTCAAATTAAATCTATAAGTTTTACTAACACCAAAATAGAATACTAAGAAACACTAAATAAGAGAAATAATACAGCTACTCAAGTACCACTTTTCAAACTAGTCACCTTAGTGTGATTTGATTAGTCAATATTCTCCTTTTGCGATTTCATCATATTGCTCCTGTATCttatcaaaaaaagaagaagaggtAGCAAAATAGAGctgaaaaaatatatataagcCACAAATATTAAGCATCCACTTTTATTCTCTTCACGTCATTTTCGGtagaaataattgaattctCCCTCACTTCACTCCATTCGGAATTTATACCATTAGCAGTTATCAAAGTATTAATCTCTCCTCCAGTATCTGCTGATTGATCTTCGGTTTCTGCTCGAGCTTCTGTTTCAATATTTGGTGTTTTGTATTCAAATATAGATGTTTCGATAGAACCATTACTTTTTACAACCAATAATTCAGtagaatttgattttgGATCTAATTCTTGTGACTCAGTCGTGCTTGAAGGCAGAGCAAAGTCTCCACCTCCACCATTTACCTGCTCGCTTACCTTAGTCAACTCATTAATGTTTGTGCTAGGCTTTCTCTTTGTACCCCTCAAACCCACTTTCCCTTTGCTTTGAGCAAGCGATTGTGCATGTAAGTTTATAAACCGTTCTTCAAGCCCACACATAGCCGCTATTTGCCAAAGCTGCTTTGTAGTTGCGTTCCGAATATCCGCTATTTTGCTTGCTTCAACTCTTTTTTCGGGATGACTTCTAAGGTAGGCTGACAACTCACTTTTCAATAATGCCCTTCCCTGGTCGCCTAATCtatattttcttgtatGGCTAATCTTAAAAACGTCATTTGGTTCGCCTAGAATGCATTGGTCTGAGCCACTAGTGTGAGAAATACCATTTGAAAGATtttcaaatgaaatttGGCCCAATTTAATATTCCTTAAGTTGTAATCTGGTAGTCCGGGATTTCCAATCGGCTTCATCGAATCATCACAAACAATATTAGtacttttattaaagtCGCCGTTTGcgttcaaataattttttactCTTTCATGCGCATCCGCCAGACTagcaatattatttagatAAGAATTCAGCAATGAATTAAGCTTATCACTTTCTTCTGGCACGCCTATTTCCTTTTTCAACGAAAGCACTGGCTTTTTAATTTTGCTGATATCGCAATTTTCG from Cryptosporidium parvum Iowa II chromosome 8, whole genome shotgun sequence encodes the following:
- a CDS encoding uridine kinase like P-loop NTpase; amino-acid sequence: FEYIMSNISLEKLISKDIYYGDQALTPSSNSNVFVIAVAGGSASGKTSVCTRIFSELGDKRVTVIETDSFYKTPVLEEGQTMADYNFDHPNSVDFELLYNVLLSLKNGEGVHIPNYCFKQHKRLETGRKVSPASIIIVEGIFILFHPKIRHLINMSIFVDTDDDIRLVRRIRRDTIERGRQIDDILNQYEKTVKPSYDEFIYPTRRYADIVIPHYPNEVAVDLVVQHLRYKLKMDDLRKIYSNLHIIPSNCQIRHMHSIIRNKDTSVVDFVFWSDRLIRLVVENALSHLSFTGQTIETPIGELYDGVQFNYKDKLCAVSIVRGGESMEIGLSAVCKDIPIGKILLEFQNPKTELDAQFDKPKIIYCKLPDDIASRNVFILDPILGNGFGVFSAIKYLLSKGVLQRKIIVLSLIVAHNAIHRICKEFPEVTLITTEIDRDVNSDGFVIPGLGCFADRYFGTE
- a CDS encoding LRR repeats protein — translated: MEIKLGDRVLHLEDERIGTICSTVFNENGEELFGVLWDSDINCNSLNSDIQNVSSCFMNRNKVEKKLELHKINELSSGISFQEAIRNRYLCDEEVENFVGLKKAQEYCKKISILSLERMSIVTCACKELMKSLESPVDFTQCYNNINSLCLNNNLLSDWNSLFCILSHLPKLECLMLNGNRLKEISFINHNQFNNIKVLSMSKTFVKFEQLMLLFREDSVLPNVNYVNLSSNNYYFISMDYSNSTIQRLDLSLNLLSDWENIENILKYLTGLKSLNISSNYFFKLPILKTNTNINIEFPNILELNLDNCGIIELGTIVYLRKAFPNLEHLCLRNNIILNNTTIDLRSIIISILPNIKTFNKSIINKQDIISYQRYYISQYTVLKNNMLREIDPNGDILCEFIIENDISIHQNLIPDSDNVSKDEKYLDISFIPQFKCCIDCNPTTIKLNKKMAVSDVKVLIWKIYKIQKNESLEYIFVNNKNKIKIEGYSDSHSLSDLGIETNGKIYIQDL
- a CDS encoding membrane associated DNAJ with 6 transmembrane domain, signal peptide; translated protein: MIDDQLIIYTLVISPVVGWLTSTKRTWNKKNQVNGVILALIVLVIACVLQNVRVSQNHYQTLGISSSASKSEITAAYRKLALKFHPDKNSDLSAREIYSKIRNANEILSNDLRRSWYRRFGTVENNLDLYKASEDEEFIDYPLHLTIVPFVTAVIPICLSLLMWNDQENIRRIILCFIVWTLSCGILLRFDRNENDFLTFIPIFRNFLPFEKIRVLEGLYITIMNSLQLILPFFATSFYKNELAEFYQSLLRKKLRLLIYIEDFYNEIKPKSQRTTEESGISTYNYSIVTPNFQSDALKTEVIKHMEQTSLEFNQLLIEEPFLNESWDNSFNNVYNLLEDNLDLEEKSGLSIGTIIFILFWVYKIYSAFT
- a CDS encoding extracellular protein with a signal peptide, a mucin-like stretch of threonine residues and 6 notch domains; possible mucin, yielding MREVLMLIFYLIVIVGLVVSVESGDLYIDKKLNVIPVRNNLINVVPTKSNNQMLNSRSSIVLDKLRQKFPNCALSCEESWIGDGWCDKECFSDDCGNDGGDCVGWCAPECRPTWLGDGQCDIDCFNSKCNWDNGDCKGNNFDLNKEIILNFEKKWPNITNLEFDYSKCNCNKELLGNNVCDIECNNIECNMDKGDCLHRCNSRCINMWLGDGQCDPNCDTIECFYDKGDCKTCSGNCRTWMIGNGICDNSCNNKDCNYDGGDCTNVCSVSKVDYNNQPLIYKFCLNSWVGDGYCDEDCNNENCDFDKGDCNSKKNDSSLDTIYSYEASLNPPRKIRDNKNKVSNSNIKRDNSIVNSQHEQNMFTTTTTATTTTTTTTTTTTTMTTTTTTTTMTTTTTTTTTTTTTTTTTTTTTTAIAVAFPKNYLNYFGTMNSDTNLSSNTISRTITSTTTVNTNFNLINYNHHNTQTVNFLDYPRYANHPAQYSIQNRNSQNNRYYETYNSQGGHYNYNAISNGYNFPLYPSQNYLYSNNYSYNQNPGNSANNLQNYNSNQRYINNYNSDRSDHNGNFRYYERRN